The following is a genomic window from Polaribacter atrinae.
TCTAATTAAGTTTCCGTTTTGATCAAATTCTTTATCAACTTTCCAAGTGCCTTTAGGCTCTTCAACTATATCAGTTTTATTATCTTCTTTTTCAACTTTTTTAGTTTCATTTTCTTGTCCTTTACAACTAATACTTAACAAGCTAACCATAAATATTAAAATATACTTTTTCATCACTTTATATTTTACGTTAAACTTAATTCTGAGTTTATTGTATCTCTTTTTAACAAAACGCCTGTTTCTATCATTTTAATCAATTTGTTTTGATGGAATACTTTTGATTTTCTTTCTCCATTTTTATACCAAACACATTCCAAATAAGTGTCTTTATTAACCAAACCAAATATTGACTCTTTTTTGGGAACATATTTAATAACTTGCATTTTTGGGGAGATAAGTTTTCCTTTAACTGTTACCCATTCCCCAGATTTAAATTTTCTTGGCATAACATTATAATTTTAAAGAATTAAACTTATTAATAAGAGAATACTGAAAAAACAGCATCCTCTTAATATTTTACTCATAAATTTATTGAAACAATTATGAAATCTGAATGCTTCTGGCAGGCTTTTGTTTTGCCTCTTCTTTTTTTGGTAAAAGAATACTTAAAATACCATTTTCATAATTTGCATTAATCTTTTCATCGTTTACACTTTCTGGTAAATTAAAGGTTCTTTTAAACGAGGAATAACCAAACTCTCTGCGAGTATAATTTTCTTCCTTGTGTTCGTTTTCTTCCTTCGTTTCTGTAGAAATAGACAATACTTGATTATCGAGGTCAAGTTGAAAATCTGACTTTTTTAAACCTGGAACAGCCATTTCTACCACAAAAGCGTCGGCAGTTTCTTTAATGTTTACTTTTGGTAAAGTAATACCAGTATTGAAATTTGAAGTAAATACTGATGGTAGGTCTCTATTGATAAAGTCATCTAACCAATTAGACAAAGTTGGAAAGTTTTGATTTGAAATGCTGTTCGCTAAACTTCCATTTTTAGGAACAGTTGCTAAATTGTTCATAATTACAAAATTTTAAATTAAACATTATTTTTCAAATTTGAAATCTCAACGACTTCATTCTATTTTAAACAAATTAAATACCAAAATCGATTTATTGTCTCTTATAACAATTATTACATAATATCCTATATAAACATGACAAAAACATGAAATATTGTCATATTTACTCACAATAAAATGACATATTTACATTTGGTGTTTATAATAAAACTATAAATCAATTATGCGAAATAAAAGTTTTAAACAAGCACTATACTTCAAAGTAAAAAACAGAAATTTATAAGAAGTTAGAAGAAAAAGATACTCATTTATTACTTCTCATAAAGTTTATATCTTATAGTATTTTAAGACCTATTGAAAATTGAAGATTTTGGCATTCAGGATAGAAAACTATATATAAAGGCAAAAAACAAACCTGTACAAATAAAAATTATTTCGGATTTTTATTTAAAAGTTTATCTGATAAGGATCCAAAATCACATTTTTTTTTGGAAGATTTGAGAGCAGTGGAATGCGGAAGAAATCAATAATGGGAATGAGTTTTCAAAAAGATTCAAGGCTATTAAGGGCGCTCTAAAACTTGGAGAAGAATATATGGTGTCTAGTTTTAAGTATACTTTGTTGTGTATATGATTTATCTCTTTTTAGAACAGATTTTAAAAAGCCCAACCCTACTCTTATTTTAAACAAATCTATTTTTATTAATTATACTCACTTTCAATTCTAAAGTCAACTTAAAAGTTTCTAAAATAGTTATATGCTGGTCCTTCTCTATAGCATAAGGTTGTTGCCAAACTATTGATTTCTTACTACTCTTGTTGATTCTACTAAAAACAAAGGGGCATCAACTCACTATTGTCTTCATATAGATTAAAACCACATTCTAACAACTCTAACACAGCTTGCTTGAGTACTTTTAAAAATGTAAAGCGTTCTTTTTTCGTTTTTAACTTGTTTGCTCCTGCTTTAATATTAGGCTTCCTTTCTAATTTTACCGTTATAGGATTTATGAAAGAAAAATAAACATGCAAGGGGCTTATCAAGCGATGCCATTTCCTCTTTTAAAGTGGATATAAAACAACGCCTCCAATATAGATTTTTGGCTCAGAATAATTCAATTTCATAGGTAAAACGTTTACGGTACGTAAAAGTAAGAAACTTATAGACATAAAAAAAACGGTTCGTGTAACACGAACCGTTGATTTTATTGGCTTTAAACCTAGTAGCGGGAACTGGACTCGAACCAGTGACCTTCGGGTTATGAGTTCACGTAAATAACTGATTTACTGAATTTTAACCTTTTTATTATTTAAATCGTGTTCTAAAACGTGTTCAGTTTAGTTCAGATTATTATTGTATTAATTTCTAATCAAATATACACAATTTTAAAGACTTGAATTTTGGAAATATATAAACCAAAAATAAATAATGAGCTATAAAAATCATACATATAGCTCATGTCATATAAAAATTGGAATTAGTTATATAAGAATTAGCCTCATTTCACATAAGATAAAGAGAATCTAGAACATTTAGAAATACAATTTTCAAAAATATAGGACTCGTATTAGCTGCTATAAACATATACAAAGTGTTTCTAAAAATGATTTATTAGTAGAAATATTGAGTGAAGAAGCTATAAAAAATTCAGAAATTGAAGGGGAAATTTTAAACCGAGAAAGTGTGCAATCTTCTATTAAAAAAAAATTGATTTTGCTACGGATAAAAAAAAAATTGCACCCGCAGAATTTGGTATCTCTGAAATGATGGTAGACTTATATTACCACTTTAATAAAGATTTAAACCACAACCAACTTTTTAAATGCCATAAAATGCTTACCAACGGCAGAAGGGATTTAACAAATATAGGTAACTATTGACCCCATAAAGATCTTATGTAAGTTGTATCTAGAAGAATAGATTAACCTACTGTTCATTTTGAAGCTCCTCCTTCTATTGAAATACAAGCTGAAATGGAACAATTTATTAATTGGTTTAATGAAATACATCATTCAAATTATACAAGTATGTTACCACGTGCCAAAGCAAGTATTACACATCTTTATTTTGTTTGTATTCACCCTTTTGAAGATGGAAACGGATGAATTGGACGTGCATTAGCAGAAAAATTAATTGCAGTAAGCTCTAAACAGCCTACCATAATTTCTCTATCACATACCATAGAAGCACATAAAAAAATGTATTACAATTCAATTGAAACCAATAATACAACTTTAGAAATTACAGATTGATTGCAATACTTTAGCAAGACCATTATAGAAGTACAACAAAACACTTTAAAACGTGTAGATTTTATTGTAGAAAAAGCAAAGTTTTTTCTACAGTATTCTACCCAACTTAATAACAGGCAACAAAAAGTATTGCTGAGAGTATTTGAAGCAGGTTATACTGGTTTTATAGGTGGTTTAAGTTCTGAAAAGTATACTAAAATTGCTAAAACCTCCTCCTCTACTGCTACAACAAATTTAAAAGATCTAGTGGATAAAGGTATTTTAACAAAAAGGAACTTTAAAAAGTACTCGTTTTAAATTAATTTTGAAGGCAATTTAATTTTATTTCAGCAATACTTTTTTTTAAAAAAAAGTATTGCTGAAATTATAAATGATGGTTTATTGTAATATTTTTTTAAACTCACTTTTAAAGTAAGAAGCAATCTTATAAGGTACTTTTCTATATTCTTCCTCTGGTAATTGTATTCCTTCTGTTTCTTCTATCAAAGACCTTAATAAAGCATAATTATTATTTGTAAACTTTTTAAGTTCTTTTTTAAGAATACTTCTTTCGTTTTTAAATCTATTTTGAAGTTCCTCTATATTAGAAAAATTAAAAGATTCTTCATCATAGCTCAACATAAACGCGCTTACAATTTCTATATATTCTTTTAGGCTTATTTTTCCATTTTGCCCTCCACGATTCGCATATTTGTCTTCAAAAAAAACAGACAACCACTTATTAAATGTTCTTTGATCTTGGTAGCCCAATTCTTTTCTTGTTTTACTTAAACTTAGTTGTAATTTTTTCTCTAATAAAGGAATTATAGAAACCTTCATTCTACTTTCAGACAAGTTTAAAATGGATTCCATTTCTGGTGCAATAGATTGTAAAAATGCTAAACTTTTAGATAGTTCTTCTGCATCTACAGCACTCATGCTTCCTAAATTAGCTACATTATCAATTATATCAGTAATTGGAGTACTTGTAATATTCAAAAAAGGTCCAATAAATTTCGCTAAAATTGCAGGGTTTAATTCTTTCAAAAACTCATCTACAGGATTCTTTTTATACTCTTTAAAATATTTTTGAGCAGCTTCTTCAGACCCAAATTTTCGAATATAATAATTCTCAATTATTTTACAAGCGCTCTCTTCTGTTATATTAGGTACGATTTTATTTAAGTTGAAATAAGTATCTGATTTCATAGTATTAAAATTAAAGGTTTAAAAAAATTTGTTCTACTGAAATTATTTCAGGAGAACAACCTATTGATTATAATAATTATGATAATGGTGATGATAATGATAATGATAAATTGATAATAATAATAATAATAATAATAATGATGATGATGATGATGGTAATGGTAATGGTAAAATATTAAGTAAATATAGATAATCTCCTTTTATAAAACGAGCTCTATAATTTTAAATTATACTACTCTCTAGAGTGCCAATACTCTGCATTGTTCTCATTTAATTGATTAGAATGATTGTCTAAATCTGCTTGTGTTGGATCGTCTTTTCTGTTCATTAAGTTTTTCATAATTAAAGTGTTTAAATTAATACTACCGCAAAACTAATGTATAATTGCTTTCTCATTTTTAATTAGTACATGATGATGAAAAAAAAAACTCATTTAATCTTATTTTTTTTAATAATTGAATGCATTTGACACTTAGAATGAGATTAATCGTTCTTCTTTCCTCTTAAATTCTTGTCATAATGAATAATAATAAGTTAATTCATAATAAAAATTAGATTACTTCGACTATGATATTCTAATTATAAGACTTATTACTGTGCTTATTTTCTAAGCCAACCTAACAATAAATCATTCTCAATTTCCCATACTCCATTTTTGTGAATCAACTTAAAAGTTGCTCTAGACATTCTGCCTACATTTTGTTGAACAATTTCAATCTCACTGTCACTAACTTTAGATACAATTGCAACATGACCGTATTTATTAAATCTATGACCATCCATAATTACTAAATCATTTACTCTTGGCTGAGATTTACTTTTGTTAGAATATTGAGTAAGATTTCTTGCTGTATTTTTTTGCCCATCTTTTAACCCATGATTATAAAAGTCTTTTGCATGTCCAAAGGTGTTTGGCATTTTGTGACTTAAATGATCATAATAATACCTTTTTACAAACTCGACACATTGCCATTCTAGACCATAATTATATCCGTTCGTAGCCCTATGTCTAGTGTTTTTACCTTGATGTAAATAGACTGGAACATTATTAAAGGTATCTATAATTTCATTTCCTTTTTTATCATACGATCTATTACAATTTATAAAGCAAGCGCTTAATATCAATAATAAAAGAATCTTTTTCATAGTTAAGAAGTTTAATCAATAATACATTCTAAAAAAACAGGTAAATGATCAGATAACATTCTTGCATTTTTTAAATTATCACATGTTTTAACAAAATCTAAATGATCTGAATTAACAAATTTTACTTCTGCTGAAGTATAGTATATATTATCAATAGAATGGTTTAAATAAACACCATTCTTACAAGACATTTTTAAGGTAGTTTTTTTATTTTTAACAGCACTTTTAAAACCTAAACTATATAGATCATCCCACACCTTATGACGTTCGTTTAAATTAAAATCTCCAACAATAAAAATATTATTCGTATTTAACCTTTTTGGGTAATCTTTTAAAAATTTAATTTCTTCTTCTGGGTGATCATTATGTTTTCTTGAATGAAAGTTGACAACATAAAACGGAGTATTGCCTTTTTTAAGTTTAAACTTCCCAATAAATGGTTCTCTAAAACACTTATCTTCTAAGTCTTTATCTAAATATGCTTTTTCTAGTATGCTAACTTTTGAGGTTTTCCACAGAATAGCATATCGTTCTGACATGTATACTGATGGACTTTTTGTAGGGTTACTAATTTGATAATCCCATTTACTCCCCATTCTATTTAATTCGTCGACAATTTTAGCTACTGCTTGGGCTCCTGCAGGGTCTTTTGCAGCCACTTCTTGAATAGCAACTAAATCAAAATTCCTAAGAATTTCAGCAATTTCAATAATTTCTTCTGCATTCTTAGTTCTACCTAAATTTTGAATATTCCAGGTAAGTATTTTTATTGAGTTTTGGTCGCTTTTTTTTAATATTGTTTCTTGAGTGTTTAATGTAGCAGATTCTAAGTTTTTTAACTTACTATTTTTACTA
Proteins encoded in this region:
- a CDS encoding Hsp20/alpha crystallin family protein, giving the protein MNNLATVPKNGSLANSISNQNFPTLSNWLDDFINRDLPSVFTSNFNTGITLPKVNIKETADAFVVEMAVPGLKKSDFQLDLDNQVLSISTETKEENEHKEENYTRREFGYSSFKRTFNLPESVNDEKINANYENGILSILLPKKEEAKQKPARSIQIS
- a CDS encoding DUF4172 domain-containing protein, with the protein product MQSVSKNDLLVEILSEEAIKNSEIEGEILNRESVQSSIKKKLILLRIKKKLHPQNLVSLK
- a CDS encoding CHAP domain-containing protein; protein product: MKKILLLLILSACFINCNRSYDKKGNEIIDTFNNVPVYLHQGKNTRHRATNGYNYGLEWQCVEFVKRYYYDHLSHKMPNTFGHAKDFYNHGLKDGQKNTARNLTQYSNKSKSQPRVNDLVIMDGHRFNKYGHVAIVSKVSDSEIEIVQQNVGRMSRATFKLIHKNGVWEIENDLLLGWLRK
- a CDS encoding endonuclease/exonuclease/phosphatase family protein yields the protein MHRLIQYFFVVSLLLQFSCESISSKNSKLKNLESATLNTQETILKKSDQNSIKILTWNIQNLGRTKNAEEIIEIAEILRNFDLVAIQEVAAKDPAGAQAVAKIVDELNRMGSKWDYQISNPTKSPSVYMSERYAILWKTSKVSILEKAYLDKDLEDKCFREPFIGKFKLKKGNTPFYVVNFHSRKHNDHPEEEIKFLKDYPKRLNTNNIFIVGDFNLNERHKVWDDLYSLGFKSAVKNKKTTLKMSCKNGVYLNHSIDNIYYTSAEVKFVNSDHLDFVKTCDNLKNARMLSDHLPVFLECIID